The Meriones unguiculatus strain TT.TT164.6M chromosome 1, Bangor_MerUng_6.1, whole genome shotgun sequence genome has a segment encoding these proteins:
- the Chtop gene encoding chromatin target of PRMT1 protein isoform X3, producing MAAQSAPKVVLKSTTKMSLNERFTNMLKNKQPMPVNIRASMQQQQQLASARNRRLAQQMENRPSVQAALKLKQKSLKQRLGKSNIQARLGRPIGALARGAIGGRGLPIIQRGLPRGGLRGGRATRTLLRGGMSLRGRGMIGRGRGAFGGRGRGRGRGRGALTRPVLTKEQLDNQLDAYMSKTKGHLDAELDAYMAQTDPETND from the exons ATGGCTGCACAGTCAGCGCCGAAAGTTGTGCTAAAAAGCACCACCAAGATGTCTCTAAATGAGCG CTTTACTAATATGCTGAAGAACAAACAGCCGATGCCAGTGAATATTCGGGCTTcgatgcagcagcagcagcagctagcCAGTGCCAGAAACAGAAGACTGGCCCAGCAGATGGAGAATAGACCCTCTGTCCAGGCAGCATTAAAACTTAAGCAG AAGAGCTTAAAGCAACGCCTGGGTAAGAGTAACATCCAGGCACGTTTAGGCCGGCCCATAGGTGCCCTGGCCAGGGGGGCAATTGGAGGAAGAGGCCTACCCATAATCCAGAGAGGCTTGCCCCGAGGAGGACTGCGTGGGGGACGTGCCACCAGAACCCTGCTTAGGGGCGGGATGTCACTCCGAG GTCGGGGTATGATAGGTCGAGGAAGAGGGGCCTTTGGAGGCAGAGGTCGAGGTCGTGGCCGAGGGAGAGGTGCCCTCACTCGCCCTGTATTGACTAAGGAGCAGCTGGACAACCAGTTGGATGCATACATGTCGAAAACTAAAGGACACCTGGATGCTGAATTGGATGCCTACATGGCACAGACAGATCCTGAAACCAATGATtga
- the Chtop gene encoding chromatin target of PRMT1 protein isoform X4, whose amino-acid sequence MAAQSAPKVVLKSTTKMSLNERFTNMLKNKQPMPVNIRASMQQQQQLASARNRRLAQQMENRPSVQAALKLKQSLKQRLGKSNIQARLGRPIGALARGAIGGRGLPIIQRGLPRGGLRGGRATRTLLRGGMSLRGRGMIGRGRGAFGGRGRGRGRGRGALTRPVLTKEQLDNQLDAYMSKTKGHLDAELDAYMAQTDPETND is encoded by the exons ATGGCTGCACAGTCAGCGCCGAAAGTTGTGCTAAAAAGCACCACCAAGATGTCTCTAAATGAGCG CTTTACTAATATGCTGAAGAACAAACAGCCGATGCCAGTGAATATTCGGGCTTcgatgcagcagcagcagcagctagcCAGTGCCAGAAACAGAAGACTGGCCCAGCAGATGGAGAATAGACCCTCTGTCCAGGCAGCATTAAAACTTAAGCAG AGCTTAAAGCAACGCCTGGGTAAGAGTAACATCCAGGCACGTTTAGGCCGGCCCATAGGTGCCCTGGCCAGGGGGGCAATTGGAGGAAGAGGCCTACCCATAATCCAGAGAGGCTTGCCCCGAGGAGGACTGCGTGGGGGACGTGCCACCAGAACCCTGCTTAGGGGCGGGATGTCACTCCGAG GTCGGGGTATGATAGGTCGAGGAAGAGGGGCCTTTGGAGGCAGAGGTCGAGGTCGTGGCCGAGGGAGAGGTGCCCTCACTCGCCCTGTATTGACTAAGGAGCAGCTGGACAACCAGTTGGATGCATACATGTCGAAAACTAAAGGACACCTGGATGCTGAATTGGATGCCTACATGGCACAGACAGATCCTGAAACCAATGATtga
- the Snapin gene encoding SNARE-associated protein Snapin, with amino-acid sequence MAAAGSAAVSGAGTPVAGPTGRDLFAEGLLEFLRPAVQQLDSHVHAVRESQVELREQIDNLATELCQINEDQKVALDLDPYVKKLLNARRRVVLVNNILQNAQERLRRLNHSVAKETARRRAMLDSGVYPPGSPSK; translated from the exons ATGGCGGCGGCTGGTTCCGCTGCCGTGTCAGGGGCAGGGACCCCAGTGGCGGGGCCAACGGGCCGGGACCTTTTCGCCGAGGGTCTCCTGGAGTTCCTGCGACCCGCTGTGCAGCAGCTCGACTCTCACGTGCATGCGGTCAG AGAAAGCCAGGTAGAGCTCCGGGAACAAATCGACAACCTAGCTACAG aactGTGCCAGATCAATGAGGATCAGAAGGTGGCCCTGGATCTGGACCCCTACGTTAAGAAGCTGCTTAATGCCAGGCGGCGAGTTGTCTTGGTCAACAATATTTTACAGAATGCCcag GAACGACTAAGGcggttaaaccacagtgttgccAAGGAAACAGCTCGAAGGAGAGCAATGCTGGATTCAGGAGTTTACCCTCCTGGTTCCCCAAGCAAATAA
- the Chtop gene encoding chromatin target of PRMT1 protein isoform X1, which produces MAAQSAPKVVLKSTTKMSLNERFTNMLKNKQPMPVNIRASMQQQQQLASARNRRLAQQMENRPSVQAALKLKQKSLKQRLGKSNIQARLGRPIGALARGAIGGRGLPIIQRGLPRGGLRGGRATRTLLRGGMSLRGQNLLRGGRAVAPRMGLRRGGVRGRGGPGRGGLGRGAMGRGGIGGRGRGMIGRGRGAFGGRGRGRGRGRGALTRPVLTKEQLDNQLDAYMSKTKGHLDAELDAYMAQTDPETND; this is translated from the exons ATGGCTGCACAGTCAGCGCCGAAAGTTGTGCTAAAAAGCACCACCAAGATGTCTCTAAATGAGCG CTTTACTAATATGCTGAAGAACAAACAGCCGATGCCAGTGAATATTCGGGCTTcgatgcagcagcagcagcagctagcCAGTGCCAGAAACAGAAGACTGGCCCAGCAGATGGAGAATAGACCCTCTGTCCAGGCAGCATTAAAACTTAAGCAG AAGAGCTTAAAGCAACGCCTGGGTAAGAGTAACATCCAGGCACGTTTAGGCCGGCCCATAGGTGCCCTGGCCAGGGGGGCAATTGGAGGAAGAGGCCTACCCATAATCCAGAGAGGCTTGCCCCGAGGAGGACTGCGTGGGGGACGTGCCACCAGAACCCTGCTTAGGGGCGGGATGTCACTCCGAG GTCAAAACCTGCTGCGAGGTGGACGAGCCGTAGCTCCCCGAATGGGCTTAAGAAGAGGTGGTGTTCGAGGTCGTGGAGGTCCTGGGAGAGGGGGCCTAGGGCGTGGAGCTATGGGTCGTGGCGGAATCGGTGGTAGAG GTCGGGGTATGATAGGTCGAGGAAGAGGGGCCTTTGGAGGCAGAGGTCGAGGTCGTGGCCGAGGGAGAGGTGCCCTCACTCGCCCTGTATTGACTAAGGAGCAGCTGGACAACCAGTTGGATGCATACATGTCGAAAACTAAAGGACACCTGGATGCTGAATTGGATGCCTACATGGCACAGACAGATCCTGAAACCAATGATtga
- the Chtop gene encoding chromatin target of PRMT1 protein isoform X2, which yields MAAQSAPKVVLKSTTKMSLNERFTNMLKNKQPMPVNIRASMQQQQQLASARNRRLAQQMENRPSVQAALKLKQSLKQRLGKSNIQARLGRPIGALARGAIGGRGLPIIQRGLPRGGLRGGRATRTLLRGGMSLRGQNLLRGGRAVAPRMGLRRGGVRGRGGPGRGGLGRGAMGRGGIGGRGRGMIGRGRGAFGGRGRGRGRGRGALTRPVLTKEQLDNQLDAYMSKTKGHLDAELDAYMAQTDPETND from the exons ATGGCTGCACAGTCAGCGCCGAAAGTTGTGCTAAAAAGCACCACCAAGATGTCTCTAAATGAGCG CTTTACTAATATGCTGAAGAACAAACAGCCGATGCCAGTGAATATTCGGGCTTcgatgcagcagcagcagcagctagcCAGTGCCAGAAACAGAAGACTGGCCCAGCAGATGGAGAATAGACCCTCTGTCCAGGCAGCATTAAAACTTAAGCAG AGCTTAAAGCAACGCCTGGGTAAGAGTAACATCCAGGCACGTTTAGGCCGGCCCATAGGTGCCCTGGCCAGGGGGGCAATTGGAGGAAGAGGCCTACCCATAATCCAGAGAGGCTTGCCCCGAGGAGGACTGCGTGGGGGACGTGCCACCAGAACCCTGCTTAGGGGCGGGATGTCACTCCGAG GTCAAAACCTGCTGCGAGGTGGACGAGCCGTAGCTCCCCGAATGGGCTTAAGAAGAGGTGGTGTTCGAGGTCGTGGAGGTCCTGGGAGAGGGGGCCTAGGGCGTGGAGCTATGGGTCGTGGCGGAATCGGTGGTAGAG GTCGGGGTATGATAGGTCGAGGAAGAGGGGCCTTTGGAGGCAGAGGTCGAGGTCGTGGCCGAGGGAGAGGTGCCCTCACTCGCCCTGTATTGACTAAGGAGCAGCTGGACAACCAGTTGGATGCATACATGTCGAAAACTAAAGGACACCTGGATGCTGAATTGGATGCCTACATGGCACAGACAGATCCTGAAACCAATGATtga